The DNA sequence gtttacaccacattttgctggcgttaacaacataccgaatcgcCTCAACTCGTAGGACATACGCAGAGTTGCGCCAATTGCGTCACGCCGACGCAAATCGTCATgccagtaatcacaatatttcgcaatcacgcatttctgactcattatttccgccaatttactaacctgtcttgagccatgtgactttttagagttgaaaagagtgaaataaatcaagcaaaaaataTGAGTAAATAGTaataagttgtattttatcagtttcaagtgaaagaatacatcttagtgttgataaatatcaagaaatctcaaattcgggcatggacgaatgtgtcttccattactctggccttaaataaATGACATGCTGCCCTCTGGCTAGCTCTACATGTATCTCAATAACCAATCCCTTAGTTGTTCGCTAGTTCAAAGACATGTATAACATCGATATTCAGCACTTTGTCAAACTTATAATGATTTATTTAAGCACCCCTCTTAGCGtacttttaaataaaattgaGTTGAAATGATTTAATTGAATCAACAAAAAAAGATCTTCAGCATCAAGTTTCATGAGTTGTAACATTTTAATATTGCACAGTTcctattgacctttttggtaaatcacataagcctttgcaagtacacctTAGAtttcgtcatttgatgtcacgccgacATGCAATGCGCAGTTACAATGTTCACTAAACGATATGTGCATCGGCCTGATGCGtactgacgtcaaatgacgacatctcaggtataTGAAAAAGGTCGTCATTGCAGCATAATTTTGTTGAAAGTCCATTTTAACCTCTTGTGTCAAAATTTAGGATTGTGAGGTTTGAAAGTTGGGTTCCCAAAAATTTGGTATGTGTAGGAAGGGGATGAGAGGATGTTTGTTTTTGAAAGCAATTTTAGCATAATGAGAGGCGAGTACAAGCAAATTGAGGCACACAATTTACTGAGGCTTTTAATTATTGGACAGCCCCTGCGTAAATAAACTTGAATGTTGTGATCATCATGATGGTTAGTCATCATTGCTCCAGAATAATAAATCCTCTTGCTTTCCCACTTGCAGAATCCACTGTACACATTGCTTCATACAAAAATTCAGTCTTCACCCAAACATCTTGTGTATTCCACCATGTATCAAGCAACAAAAACATATCTTTACTCTGATTATAACCCGCCAGTGGACTGAAATGACCTTTGCCATTAACATCCTGTCCTAAAGCTGCTAAaacatagtttacaataacaccaCACTTTGAGTCTGTGTGTGATAAAGCTTTGGATGCCGTTGATCTAAATGTCTCCACAGTTATTGCATCGCTATGATGTATTGATGCTTTAAATCCATGTGAGATGAACAAAGAATGTAATTGATTTAGGCTGCATCCGCTTTGTTCTAAAACTTTCTTGACTATGACATGGtttgtttctttataagaaaACATATTTGTTTCAGTGTAGGGTAGATTAGTATCATCATGTTCTGATGGGTTGTCAGGAgatgtgttaccatggttaccaagaTGGCGAGCACTAAGGAGGAGAGCAGCACTCTGAATCCCACATGTCTTAGCACCAATCTGCTTCTTGAATAGCTTGATTAGATGGGGTTGATGTGTAGTGTCAGACTGGGCCAACAACTTCTGCCCATCTGGTGAGTGAAATGGAATCTTCTGTGAAGTCATATCtgtgaaaaacacaaaattgccaAAAGTTGCAGGTAAGTAACATCTATAGATTattgggtacaattaccgaatagggtgcaacttgctagacttgattccagtcctcgtttacggaggttagggttggggtagggcagtcttgtaatagtAAAGTTGCCCCCTATTTGGCAATCGCTTTGATTATTGATACATAAATTGGAgcgttccatgcctgtgccctctgaGCGCCTTGAATTCAGCTGACACTGTATAGTGTTCAGACCTGGTGAGTGGCAACATAGCTAATATCTGAGTGTACACAGAGTGCTCAACTTATCAGCACTTGCACATACTCCCTCTTTTTGCACGCTCGCGCTATTTTTGATTTCGCTAACACCCCACACTTATTGTCGACCCCCATGGGCAACAGGCCTACTTTCCATGGTATGGTTACTTGCATCATTTAATTATGTATTCATTTGCAGGAATACATTACTTTAATAATTATCACCAGCCTTTTGCTTCAGATGGACATTCTAgttttgaaaagaccatacattcaatacataaaaaataatttttttatctttcccatacataaaaaataatttgtttagcCCCACTTAAAAACGAGTACCTTGCATACGTCCTCCTAAGTGACCCTACAGACTTTGTATTTGACGTAAAATATTAGATAAATCTACCttgtttaatctattcccattctatttccagtaatgtttaagttctaacgaatgtttgacataaaatcgataatatatttctaacaGATAATATACGCAacatcgattttacgtcatcaaacatttgttagaacttaaacattactggaaatgggCTAgtttaaacaacgtagatatgttacatcaaatattaattatacatcaaatactcggagtctgtagcggccctaaGTCAAAACAAGTGAAATATATTATGGACAAAAAGTGCTCCATTTCAGAATATTCTTTGCTATAGCGTTAGTTTGGTCCAGAATATGCGACATATTTTGCGctatttcaacaacaacaaaaacattctaCTTCTTGTTTTAGCAGATTTTGGTGTATTTTGCAGCTAAGAAGATGGAGGTGGGGGGTAACAGCAAATCACAAtcaattaaaagttattttaaaaagggaCCATCTGGGCTATAAGATAGAGTATAGCTACATAATTGTCCTTTAAAAAACAGGGAACGTAATACTAAACTGATTCCAAAAAAATATACATCActcattttttgggattaaaaaatattttgttttgccaaatgaaagagcCCAATTCTTAACTTTTAGCtatagacccattccatgtcaactccagggatgtgcaccgcagcacctcttcaattttttttttttctgtgtggtggtagatattgatgagaaagtacaatcccgaaaatttgagctttcatactccatttcgtttttccgtggcatcaatttgaaatttagggggtcagtgtaaaaatgtgtcgcaacgccgaAAGACgacgttggaggtccataaatgtatcaaggaaccctttacaactttaaaaagtatgtatcctggggtacttatttgtgtagaattcaaatctggcatcagaaaacttgtaactcctttactttaaaagatatagggccctgaaaatgcaacttcgtccatccaggaccaactttggggggggtcagaactccaaaagtaaaaataattttactgtccatttttttgccagtcagagccctttggtaggacattactcttatccaatattgagcctattcgaataattttagctgagatattacccatgcaaaaccccaattgtacattttttgtacattttgacccccctgaaaaccaatgtcagacattttgccccaccatcaacttcaggtatgttgaagtaTATCGCCACAACAGAACTAAGGCGAATTTTAACATTTGGTCAATTACTATTCTGATTCAATACTACTAGTACTCTGATGATACAGCACTcatttattttggtttaaaaaattattattttattttgccaaataaaacatatatataagcttatatagcCCAATTCTAATCCTTTAGTTGGACTTAACTGGCATGCAATAtagtcaaatttcaatatatggCCAATTTATTTTAAATGAGAGCCAAAGACATGCATTTTTAAAGTGCTGTTTTGTATGCGGTGAAAATCTAACCTAAAGACTTGCACAAAGTCTAAGATCAATTTAAATCAATGAAATTGATTTATTGTAAATCaaatttttggacttttattgccagttccAACTGAAGGTTTAGGATTGAGATAGGTTTTAGTTGGCAAaactaatattatttttaatcccccaaaattggtgctgtatttttctatgagtaggcctatactataattGTTGCCATGGTGTTAGTTTGGTCCAGAATATGTGACATTCCCCACTATTCAGATCTGAACAAACATTCTTTCTACAacatatttgaaattttgaccataATAGTTTCTTATATGgtcattattaaaatattttaattcattaTAAGAAATGGTTTGGAGATAAGAAGCAAATAGCTCAATACTGATATCTTACCGTCCTGAAAATTGAGTGATAATTTCATAAAGAATTTTGTCCTCATTTACCGGTAAGTGTAACAATACTTTGTGCCCCCCTTTCCCCCTATGAAAAAGTCCAGGTTACACTACTGCATCATGACAATGCCTTAAGGGCTCTGTAACCCACCTTTGTACAgggatttttgtgggacatgaaagcacatcagacacaccaaattgcattataaataccaggaatgtcctgatatgaaataatttttaaattaaatactTTTGTTGAAATTcccaatataatacaaaatttatgacaaattatcaaaagttgacattttttgacaaactttttaaatctaatgatatgtattttaattggatgtagctgggaagaaaagccaaccatcaaatgaaacttttgacctttcagtattgaagatatacattaagTTTCCTAGAAGACCTAAAATGAACACGTCAAGgctgacgaaaaaaagaaaccctgttctacggggccaaggacggacctttcaagttggGTCAGTCAGTCAGTTTTTTtgggaaatgacccaaaaatcaccaaaatctgtcaaTATTTTGCGATTTGggtaaatacaaaaaaaaaattgttcccgaaatttttgaaatttgggttggcatttatttcccaatttgttcaaaatctgggtcggtctggcccgtagaacagggttttccttTTTCGTCGCCTACTAAGGTCAAAATTTATCGTATGATGGTCGGCTTTGTATGTAGCATTAGTtttcagtggcgtagtgtgggtcatcatattggggggcaccaGGCCTGATTGAGGGGAGggtggcacaagccattttttagcaattttccaattttctctattttcagatcgattgggggcataTGTACCCCATGCTCCCCTGATGCTATGCGACTGTTACGATTTATAAACTCTACCTAGTTCACTTCAAGTCAAAAATGTACTGTGTAAAGGCaagtgaccgagcccttaagccTAGATACTATATGCACATCACCAAAGCACAAACAACCaaaaaatttcacgatatctttgttaaacgaattaagggatctagaatgagcgtttatggtgtttcgacagtat is a window from the Amphiura filiformis chromosome 12, Afil_fr2py, whole genome shotgun sequence genome containing:
- the LOC140165569 gene encoding uncharacterized protein — protein: MTSQKIPFHSPDGQKLLAQSDTTHQPHLIKLFKKQIGAKTCGIQSAALLLSARHLGNHGNTSPDNPSEHDDTNLPYTETNMFSYKETNHVIVKKVLEQSGCSLNQLHSLFISHGFKASIHHSDAITVETFRSTASKALSHTDSKCGVIVNYVLAALGQDVNGKGHFSPLAGYNQSKDMFLLLDTWWNTQDVWVKTEFLYEAMCTVDSASGKARGFIILEQ